The stretch of DNA GCTCTCGGCTTCCGCTTGCGAGGGGCGCGACGGACCGGCTGGTCGTCCCCATCGACTAGCGCCTGTGGCTCCGGAGCCGGCTCTTCCTGACGGCGCACGCTTGTATCCGCGAACAAACGCTCGACGCGAACGCCCAGTGCGTTGGCGATGCGCGTGATGGTCAGCAACGTGGGATTCGCATCACTCCGCTCGATCTCGGCGATGCGCGGCTGGCTGAGCCCAGCGGCTTCGGCGAGTTGCTGCTGGGTCCACC from Longimicrobium sp. encodes:
- a CDS encoding helix-turn-helix transcriptional regulator codes for the protein WTQQQLAEAAGLSQPRIAEIERSDANPTLLTITRIANALGVRVERLFADTSVRRQEEPAPEPQALVDGDDQPVRRAPRKRKPRARAVLVA